One Sulfitobacter sp. M39 genomic window, GCAGCGACGGGGAAAGACAGAACGGTCAGCAGGATCAGAAGTATTCTCATGCCCCCAGATATGCGCAGCCATAGGCCCTTGCGCAACACCCGAGTTCCAAATGGATTTAAATCCTCGCCGAAGGCATAAAAGCAAAAAGCCCCTGCGTTGGCAGGGGCTTTCAGAATTCTTAACAAAAGCAGGTCGCTTTAGTCTTCGGCAACCTCATAGGCCGCTACGCGCGCCTTGTCGTTTGCACCCTTCGCGTCGCGGTCGCGATCTACGAATTCGATGATGGCCATAGGTGCCATGTCGCCATAACGGAAGCCCGCTTTCAGGACGCGGACATAGCCGCCCTGACGGTCTTTGTAGCGTGGGCCCAGGATGTCGAACAGTTTCGCAACATACTGGTCTTGCTTCAGCTTGCTTGCAGCCTGGCGACGCGCGTGCAGGTCGCCGCGCTTTGCCAATGTGATCATCTTTTCGATGATTGGCTTCAGTTCTTTAGCTTTTGGCAATGTTGTTTTGATTTGCTCATGTTCGATGAGTGAGCCTGCCATGTTCGAGAACAACGCCTTGCGGTGCTCATGTGTACGGTTCAGGCGGCGGTAACCACGTGCGTGACGCATTTTCTAGTCTCCAATTTAATGCCCTCTACGGGCGGTTTTGCTTTGTCTGGTTGGCGTGCGTAGCGCCAACTCTCCTTGGGGCCGATGCCCGGTCGTATTGTCGGGCGGGGAAACCCCACCCGACAAATCTCTTAGAACGAATCCTCGAACTTTTTCGCGAGGTCTTCGATGTTGTCTGGTGGCCAGTCCTCGACGTCCATACCAAGGTGCAGGCCCATGCCCGACAGCACTTCCTTGATCTCGTTCAAGGACTTGCGGCCAAAGTTCGGCGTGCGCAGCATTTCGGCCTCGGTCTTCTGGATCAGATCGCCGATGTAGACGATGTTGTCGTTCTTCAGGCAGTTTGCCGAACGGACGGACAGTTCCAGCTCGTCCACTTTCTTCAGCAGCAGCGGGTTGAACTCCAGACCGTCGTCGTCGTCCTGACGCGATGCGGATTCGGGCTCGTCGAAGTTGACGAAGATGCCCAGCTGATCCTGCAGAATACGCGCAGCAAAGGCCACGGCATCGTCAGGAGAGATGGAGCCGTCTGTTTCGACCTTCATCGTCAGCT contains:
- the rplQ gene encoding 50S ribosomal protein L17 — its product is MRHARGYRRLNRTHEHRKALFSNMAGSLIEHEQIKTTLPKAKELKPIIEKMITLAKRGDLHARRQAASKLKQDQYVAKLFDILGPRYKDRQGGYVRVLKAGFRYGDMAPMAIIEFVDRDRDAKGANDKARVAAYEVAED